Proteins encoded in a region of the Rutidosis leptorrhynchoides isolate AG116_Rl617_1_P2 chromosome 9, CSIRO_AGI_Rlap_v1, whole genome shotgun sequence genome:
- the LOC139869424 gene encoding bifunctional aspartokinase/homoserine dehydrogenase, chloroplastic-like — MALLSSISPSYLPRLCSQLSAHDAAADTKSRICLSNAFSHLQRTLTCKAGFPIHFDKREPYSLKVSASVTTDVSISEVSVKCPVVKGNTWSIHKFGGTCVGTSERIQNVANIIIGDSSESKLVVVSAMSKVTDMMYDLIEKAQSRDDSYKLALDAVFEKHKQTAHDLLDGVELTNFLSILSSDICNLRAMLHAIYIAGHATESFSAFVVGHGELWSAQILSSVLRKGGIDCKWMDARDVLIVTPAGSNQVDPDYEESERRLDDWLLKNPSKVVVATGFIASTPQNIPTTLKRDGSDFSAAIMGALFRAGQVTIWTDVDGVYSADPRKVSEAVILNTLSYQEAWEMSYFGANVLHPRTIIPVMQYDIPIVIRNIFNLSAPGTKICRVPNCDNEENMNLETYVKGFATIDNLALVNVEGTGMAGVPGTASAIFGAVKDVGANVIMISQASSEHSVCFAVPEKEVKAVAKALEARFSQALSVGRLSQVAVIPNCSILAAVGQKMASTPGVSATLFNALAKANINVRAIAQGCSEYNVTVVIKREDCVRALRAVHSRFYLSKTSIAVGIIGPGLIGATLLNQLRDQAAVLKEKSKTDLRVMGIIGSSKMLLSDTGIDLSKWKELEKEKGEKADLKKFVQHVHGNHFIPNTVLVDCTSSTEVADHYHDWLHTGIHVITPNKKANSGSLDKYLKIRALQRQSFTHYFYEATVGAGLPIMHTLRDLLQTGDKIIKIEGIFSGTLSYIFNNFVDTRAFSEVVVEAKAAGYTEPDPRDDLAGTDVARKVIILARECGLKLELSDIPVQSLVPDSLKDTASVDDFMQQLPSFDKDIATKRKSAEDAGEVLRYVGVVDVKNQKGLVELQRYNKHHPFAQLSGSDNIIAFTTERYNKQPLIVRGPGAGAEVTAGGVFSDLLRLASNLGAPSY; from the exons ATGGCATTGTTGAGTTCTATTTCGCCGTCGTATCTGCCTAGACTGTGCTCCCAGTTATCAGCGCATGATGCAGCCGCTGATACGAAGTCTAGGATCTGCTTATCAAATGCATTCTCTCACCTTCAACGCACTTTGACTTGCAA AGCAGGATTTCCTATTCATTTTGACAAAAGAGAGCCTTACTCCCTTAAAGTTTCTGCTTCAGTTACAACAG ACGTTTCAATATCCGAAGTTTCTGTGAAGTGTCCGGTTGTCAAGGGTAACACTTGGTCAATCCATAAATTTGGTGGGACCTGTGTAGGAACTTCCGAAAGAATCCAGAATGTTGCTAATATTATTATTGGAGACAGTTCTGAAAGTAAACTGGTTGTTGTATCAGCAATGTCTAAAGTTACAGATATGATGTATGATCTTATTGAAAAAGCACAGTCACGAGACGATTCCTATAAATTGGCACTTGATGCTGTATTCGAAAAGCACAAGCAGACTGCACATGATTTACTTGACGGGGTTGAGCTTACTAACTTCTTGTCTATTCTAAGTTCGGACATTTGTAACCTCAGAGCAATGCTGCATGCAATTTATATAG CTGGACATGCTACAGAATCGTTTTCAGCTTTTGTTGTTGGACACGGAGAGTTATGGTCTGCACAAATATTATCATCTGTCCTCAGAAAG GGTGGGATAGATTGTAAGTGGATGGACGCGCGAGACGTTCTTATTGTGACACCTGCTGGTTCTAATCAAGTGGACCCCGATTATGAGGAGTCAGAGAGAAGACTTGATGACTGGCTTTTAAAAAATCCTTCGAAGGTAGTTGTTGCTACGGGTTTTATAGCTAGTACACCTCAAAATATACCTACAACTTTAAAGAGGGACGGAAGCGATTTCTCGGCTGCTATTATGGGTGCTTTATTCAGGGCTGGTCAAGTAACAATTTGGACAGATGTTGATGGTGTATATAGTGCAGATCCTAGAAAAG TTAGTGAGGCTGTCATACTGAACACCTTATCGTATCAAGAGGCATGGGAAATG TCATATTTTGGGGCGAATGTTTTACATCCTCGGACTATCATCCCAGTCATGCAATATGACATCCCCATTGTTATCAGAAACATCTTCAACCTATCAGCACCTGGAACAAAGATTTGCAGGGTACCTAATTGTGATAATGAAGAAAATATGAACTTGGAAACTTATGTAAAAGGGTTTGCAACAATTGACAACTTGGCCCTTGTAAATGTTGAGGG AACTGGAATGGCTGGTGTTCCGGGTACAGCTAGTGCCATTTTTGGTGCTGTAAAAGATGTTGGAGCTAACGTCATCATGATATCTCAG GCTAGTAGTGAACATTCTGTGTGCTTTGCTGTACCTGAGAAGGAAGTCAAAGCAGTTGCAAAGGCATTAGAAGCTCGATTTAGTCAAGCTTTGAGCGTCGGACGTCTCTCTCAG GTTGCAGTAATTCCAAACTGTAGCATTCTTGCAGCCGTTGGCCAAAAAATGGCCAGCACTCCTGGTGTTAGTGCAACATTGTTTAATGCACTTGCAAAG GCTAATATTAATGTCCGGGCTATAGCACAAGGATGCTCTGAGTACAACGTTACTGTGGTTATTAAACGGGAAGATTGTGTAAGAGCCCTAAGAGCAGTGCATTCAAGATTCTATCTTTCGAAAACGTCGATAGCAGTGGGTATCATTGGACCTGGGCTGATAGGTGCCACTTTACTTAATCAGCTTCGGGATCAG GCAGCGGTCCTGAAGGAAAAGTCTAAAACCGATCTACGTGTCATGGGTATCATTGGATCGTCAAAAATGCTGCTGAGTGACAC GGGTATTGATCTTTCTAAATGGAAAGAACTTGAGAAGGAGAAAGGAGAAAAAGCCGATCTTAAGAAGTTTGTTCAACATGTGCACGGGAATCATTTTATCCCTAATACGGTATTAGTCGACTGTACATCAAGCACTGAGGTTGCAGACCACTACCATGACTGGTTGCACACAGGAATTCACGTCATCACCCCAAATAAGAAAGCAAATTCTGGATCACTTGATAAG TATTTGAAGATACGGGCTCTTCAAAGGCAATCGTTTACTCATTACTTCTATGAAGCTACTGTTGGAGCTGGTCTTCCAATTATGCATACTCTACGAGATCTCCTTCAAACAGGGGACAAGATCATAAAAATCGAAGGAATTTTCAG TGGGACATTGAGCTACATATTCAACAATTTTGTTGACACAAGAGCATTCAGTGAAGTAGTGGTTGAGGCTAAAGCAGCAGGTTACACCGAACCTGACCCTAGAGATGATCTTGCTGGAACCGATGTTGCCAGAAAG GTGATTATTCTTGCCAGAGAATGTGGTTTAAAGCTGGAACTTTCAGATATCCCTGTCCAAAGCCTTGTGCCAGATTCATTAAAG GACACCGCATCAGTAGATGATTTTATGCAGCAGCTACCATCGTTCGACAAAGATATCGCTACCAAACGGAAATCTGCAGAGGATGCCGGAGAG GTTTTAAGATACGTAGGGGTGGTGGATGTTAAAAACCAGAAGGGGCTTGTGGAGTTGCAACGATACAATAAACACCACCCTTTCGCTCAGCTATCAGGTTCTGATAACATTATTGCTTTTACAACTGAAAGGTACAATAAACAACCTTTGATTGTTCGTGGTCCGGGAGCTGGAGCCGAAGTGACGGCTGGTGGAGTTTTCAGTGACCTGTTAAGGCTTGCTTCGAACCTTGGTGCCCCCTCGTATTAA